A region from the Cryptococcus decagattii chromosome 5, complete sequence genome encodes:
- a CDS encoding metacaspase-1: MLSCGNDVRTTRLARMFRKMAKPLEPCPTHSSQLSTNDLIRAIRSCLSQLQIHSETSAFCLPPDRYKFAIHCRYVDYGRIVHTIK; the protein is encoded by the exons ATGTTGTCATGTGGTAACGATGTAAGGACAACCAGACT AGCGCGGATGTTCaggaagatggcgaagCCACTGGAGCCATGTCCTAC GCATTCATCTCAGCTCTCAACAAACGACCTAATCAGAGCTATCAGGAGCTGCTTATCGCAATTGCAAATACACTCAGAAACCTCAGCTTTCTGCTTGCCACC CGATCGATACAAGTTTGCGATTCATTGC CGGTATGTGGATTATGGAAGAATTGTACATACGATCAAGTAG